From the genome of Pseudonocardia sp. EC080619-01:
GCTCGACGGCCTCGCGACCGCCCGCACCCTGCTCGACGCCCGCCCGCTGGAGCGCGCCCGGATCCGGCACGGCCTGCGCAGGGTCCCGGCACCGGCGATGGTCCTGACCATCGCCCCGGCGAGCCTGGTCGGGGCGCGGGACGCGCTGGCCGTCCGTCCGGTGTGGCGGTCCTCCGGCGGCGCACCGCCGGCGTGGTTGCAGGAGCCGTCGGTCCGGCCCCGGATCCTGGTCCTGCGCGGCGGCGGTCCGGTCCGCGGTGACCTGCAGGCCTCCGCCGTGCGCATCGCCCGGAGCGGCGACGGCCCCGACTGCGAGCTGGTGCTGGTCCGCCCGCCCGCCCGGCTGGGCCGCAGGCTCGGCCCCGGGATCCGCTCGGTCGGCCGGGTCCCACCGGCGCAGCTGCTGCCCGCCTGCGCGGCGGTGCTGCACGGCGGGAACTCCGGGCACGTGCTGTCCGCGCTGGCCGTGGGCGTCCCCCAGCTGGCACTGCCGGGACCGGGCGACCGCAGGCACAACGCCGCGCTCGTCGAGGCCCGCGGCGCCGGGATCGGCGGCCCTCTCACCCCGGACGCGCTCCACCGGCTCGTGCACGACGGCGAGCTCGCCGCCGCGGCGCGGGAGGTGCGCGCCGAGATCGCCGCGATGCCGCCGCCGCAGGCCCGGGTCGACGTCGTCGCCGCGCTGGCCTGACCCGGCCGCACCCGACCGGGGTCAGAAGACGGCGACCGCCACGATCAGGCCCAGCGCCAGGTGGGCCGCCGCGACGACCTTCGCCGCCGCGCGGGGCTCGTCGTCCTGGATGACGTCGCCGATGTCGATGCCGGTCACCCACTCCAGCAGCCGCACCGCCCCGACCTGGGCGATGATCCCGACCAGGCCGAACACCAGCGACGAGATCATGCCCTGCAGCAGCGACCCGGCCGAGGCGTAGATCGCGAGCACGATGATGAACGCCA
Proteins encoded in this window:
- a CDS encoding glycosyltransferase, with translation MRVLVVAAPLAGHLTPLLPFAHALWDSGHEVLLASGGEALPSGGPGPLPFIDVARNLRIGRLAARSLVAHPATARAELAGKGGDAGVRSLFAPVNEELTDALVTVTEQWRPDVVLHEPLAVAGALAAARHDVPAVLHENGLLDGLATARTLLDARPLERARIRHGLRRVPAPAMVLTIAPASLVGARDALAVRPVWRSSGGAPPAWLQEPSVRPRILVLRGGGPVRGDLQASAVRIARSGDGPDCELVLVRPPARLGRRLGPGIRSVGRVPPAQLLPACAAVLHGGNSGHVLSALAVGVPQLALPGPGDRRHNAALVEARGAGIGGPLTPDALHRLVHDGELAAAAREVRAEIAAMPPPQARVDVVAALA
- a CDS encoding DUF350 domain-containing protein codes for the protein MILAQALDATYWGFLGRGIGAILLYAVIGTLLMLVGFWAIDLTTPGKLPQMVRAGLPNAITITAAGMISMAFIIVLAIYASAGSLLQGMISSLVFGLVGIIAQVGAVRLLEWVTGIDIGDVIQDDEPRAAAKVVAAAHLALGLIVAVAVF